The region GTAACGCTTAACACTTGAAAAGCTAACCCTTAACCCACATAGCAACTGCCTAGCTTAGGGCTTTGCGTAACTttattgtatgagaaacaggagttcgcTGATGACTTCACaggccttgcaaagataaaaacaaactagctgcatccttgggtgaactaaaTAGCGGGAACTTGGGCACACGACAGGAGATACGTCAGTTCTAACCAGCTCACCAGTTTGAGCTCCAGCCAACCCAGCATACCAGGCCGGAGGTCAAAGTGTACAGCCAAGAAGACCCCAGTTCACAATCACTGCACAGGCACAACCAGGAGGGGCTGGAGGTGAagactatggaaattatttcccataactcattgtaataagaaccaccTTCTCGGGGagaggttatgaatatgtataggtgttcctAGAATtgtcatgaatatgtaatactttACAGCGTTCTGAAAAGTTAGTGGCCGCTGAGCATTTGCCACACCTTGGAGGAATTATCCCCGTGTGTGCCCAGCGCTGAATAAACATACCTTCTTTATAACCTCGCAAGTTGTAAAGCAATTTCCACGCCTCAAGCTCCCTACTgatactttttgttttgttttgtttctatccTGAAATGCTGCCTCTAAGGTTTTTTTGGAGCTACAGGCACAGTTTCTGTGTGCatgggaagaggggagaaagTCCAGCATGGCACCATTTCCCCTGAGGAACGTTCTTGGATGTCAGAAatcttcagcatttctgctgcactcacagagaacagagcgagtcctgcaaGGCAAGAGGACGGTCTGTGACttagtgcagagtgagggcacaTTGCTTGTCCCTTTGTCTTGTTCCCAGCTGCCACGGGCGTGCACCTTTCCAGCACAGAGGATGATCACACTCCCacgttaccctgaaaagccaccggGCACTGATGAGAGCTGAGGGATCCACCTCGCACCGCCACACACCTCATCATTTCCTAAGGTGTCAGCTCCCCATGTTTAGTAAAGGACACACATGGATCATTTCATAAAGCCAACACTCTGTTGCTGCGGGTGGCACAGGACGGAGCCGGGGGCGGGGCCACTGGAGGGGCGGGGTCATGTGGGGGCGGGGCCACGAGGGAGGCGGGGAGAGACATAAAGAGCATACGGTGACATGGAGCCTCCAAAGCCCTTTTTTTGACCAAGATCTGCGGGTTTTCACCCAAATTTAGCAGCAGTTTCCATGAATTGCATCAAGTTTTCCGTGATTTCCCCATATGTCCTCAGTTTTCCATAATCTTTCCCAAATTTCCCCATATTGTCTACtcatttttccctgttttccccCCAATTTCTTCACTTTTCCCTTGACGTCCCCAAATTTCTCCCATTTTCACCCACATTTGCTTCATTTTCCCCCAAAGTCCTcatttttccccagttttcCCCGGGTTTTCCAAATTTTACCCCAATTTCCTCCAgttttcccttatttttcaGCTTCCCCCCTATTTTCCCTCAATTTCTTTGGTTTCTTCTCTAATTGTCTCCcaaatttcttcagtttttcctccGATTTCCCTAATTTTTGAGTGTTTTCCCAAAAATTTTCATCTCTTCAACCCCAAATGTCCTCATTTTCCCTGatttccccccattttttttttcccaaattttcTCCCAATATTCCTCAGGATTCCCCCAATTACCCCCAATATTCCCTAAACTTCTTTGTTCTCCTGCTATAATCCTCCcaattttcttcagtttcccCTTGATTTTCCTAAATTTCCACTATTTTCCCCCAAATTTGCTTCATTCCCTCGGAATTTCTCCAGTTCCCAATTTTCCCaaattttcttcccatttcctcagtttccccccAATCTCCCcaaatttcttaatttttccccTACTTTCCCCAAATGCCCCCCCATTTTCTACAAATTGCTTCTGCATTGCTCCTATTTCCTTGGGTTTTTGCCCGATTTCTCATCAATTTTTACCTCACTGTCCCCaaatttcctcattttttccccagatttcATCCCAAATGTTCTCACTTTTCCACTGATTTCCCCAAATTCCACCagttttctctcattttgtCCTAATTCCCCCCAGATTTTACCCAAATTTCCCCGATTTCTCACCAATTCACTCCTGCTTTCCCCCCCTTTCCACCGTTTTTTCCCATTCCTCCGCAGTTTGCCCTCACTTCCCGCCCTCACTTCCCGCACTGCGCATGCCCAGCTCCCACCCGCGCGTCCGCCCTTACTCCCACCCTCACTTTTACTTTCTGCGCATGCGCGCCGTGCCACGCGCTGCCTCCACGCATGCGCCGCCGCTGTCGTGTCATAACTGCGCACGCGCAGCGGCTTTCCGCCATTTTTCCAGTCGGCTGCCGCGGCAAAGCGCCAATTAGCGCTCTTTACTAACTCTTCCTTCAGTATTGAACGCCCTCTACCCCTTAATTAAGCACTGGGTTTGCGTCGGGGTGAGGTTTTCAGCCCTCCGCAGGGAAATGGCGGAGCCGCGGCGGAGCTGGAGGTGGCGATACGAGGTAAAAAAAGGCTCGAAACGGGCTGAAAATGGCGGGTTTGGGGGACGCTCGGGTTGGTCCTTCAGCGGCCTTCCGCTCAGGCCACGCCCCCTTGCGCGCGGCGCCGCCTCCCTGTGCGAGCGCATCCGGGGCGACTCCTCCCACAATTCTTTGCGGCGCCCTCGACCtctcccgccgcccccgccggggTCTCCGGTCGCCATGGAGAcgggaggggcaggtgctgcgGGGTGTTGTGGGAAAGAGGGGGGTCtgtggggcgctatggggcacttggTGGGCCTGGGAGCCACATATGGGTCCTTGGAGGGCACTTGGGGGTCTCTGTGGGGAACTGTAGGCGTCCCGGGACGAGGGGGCGGGGGCGGTTTGTGGGGCagctgtgggtctctatggggctctTATGGGTCActttggggctggggggctctgtgagtcacttatgggtctctgtgggtcatTTACGGGTTGCTATGGGGCTCTTGGTGTCACTTGTGAGTCTATATAGGGCGCTTATGTGTCAGTATGAGGCACTTGGGGCAATCTGTGGGGCACTTATGGGTCCCTGTGGGAGCACTGGGGTTGATCTGTTGGTCCCTATGGGGCAGCTCCTCCCAACCTCCCCGCTCTCTCCCCCAGGACCCTCTGACCCCATCGAGGTCGAGGTCAAGTTCGCAGTGGGGCCCGAGATGGAGGCGGCACTGGCGGCACTGCTGACTGGGGGGCTGCCCCACACTCTGCCCCACatgctgccccccagcccccccttCCGCGACTGCTACTTTGATGGCCCCGGCGCCCCCCTAGGCTTGCGGGACGTGTGGCTGCGGTAccggcagggacagggctggcagctcaagctgccccatagtgacccacaCAGGACTGGCAGTGACCCACAAGTGAGCAACAGCAACCCACAAGTGGCAGAGATTGACCCACAGGTGGCTGGGAGCACTCCACAAGTGAGCAACAGCAACCTACAAGTCACTGGAAGTGACCTACAAGTGACTGAGGGTGACCTTGAAGTGACGCACAGCGACCCACAAGTGACTGGGAGTAACCCACAAGTGGCTGAGAGTGACCCACACGTGACTGACAGTGACCTACCAGTGGCTGAGAGTGATGCACAGGTGAGCCAGAGTGACCTGCAGCCCCATAGCGACCCACAAAGGACCCACAGTGACCTACAAGTGGCTGACAGTGACATACAAGTGACCTACGGCAACCCCCAAGTGGCTGAGAGTGACCTACAAGTGACTGAGAttgacccacaagtgacccaGAGTGACCTACAAGTGATTAATGAAGATGCACAAGTGACCTGCAGTGATCCACAGCTTCCCCACAGCAACCGTGAGCCCCCGCagaacccccccaaaccccataGTGACCCCCAACTGCCCCATAAACCCCCTGAGCTGCCCCATAGTGACCACCAAGCCCCCCAGAGTCCCCCCAATCCACCCCATACTAACCCTCAACTGCCTCATActgacccccaagtgccccataaCCCCCTTGAGCTGCCCCGTATCCCCTCCAAACCACCCTATACTGACATCCAAATGCCCCATAGCAACACCAAGCCATCCCATAACAACTCCAGActgccccatagtgacccccaAGTGGCCCATATTGATCCCAAATCCCCCTacagtgacccccaagtgccccatacCACCCCCAGACCACCACATACTGACCCCCAAGTGCCCTATACTGACCCCAAACTGCCCCATGACCTCCCCAGATCACCTCATAGTGCCCCGCAAGTCTCCCATAATCCCCCCAAACCACCTCATACTGAGCCCCAACCACCCCTTATTTCCCCCCAACCGCCCCACGTCTCCCCTCAAGTGCCCCATAGCGCTGCTCTCATGCCGCCCAGCACCGCGTACCGTGAGCTGTGGGGTGACCAGCAGGTCCTGCCCGTGCTCTGCTCCATCCTGGGGGTCCCGTCATGTCCGTGGGGCAGTGTGAGCGCCGCCCTGCGTCCCCTGGGCCTGCGCCCCACGGCGTCCTTCGTCACGTGGCGCCggggggcagggctgggggcagggcTGAGGGTGGAGCTGGACCAGACGGACTTTGGGTATGGGCTGGgtgagctggagcagctggtggggaCCCCGGAGGACGTCCCGGCAGCCAGAGACACCGTGGAGGGGCTGTGCAGGGCGCTGGGTGAGCCTGCagggggcactgtggggcacttgGGGTCACTGTGGGGCAGTTTGGGGGGGCCTGTGGGGGATCATGGGtcactgtggggctgtgcagggcGCTGGGTGAGACTCCAGGGAGCACTGTGCAGCAGCTATGGGTCACTGTGGGGCTGTTATGGATCACTATGGGGCAGTTTGTGGGATATGGGGCAATTTGGAGGCACTTGGGGATCTCTATGACTCacttatgggtctctatgggacactggggggtcactatggggcagCTTTGGGTCACTACAGGGCGCTCTGGGGTATttatggggcacttgggggcATTTATAGAGCACTTATAGGTCCCTGTGGGGCATTTATGGGTTTCTGTGAGGCACTTGGAGGTCACTGTGGAGCAGTTTGGGAGGGTTATCAGGCAACTGTGGGTAACTATGGGGGActtatgggtcactatggggtggTTTGGGGGGATATGGAGGtttatgggtcactatggggctGTGCCAGGTGCTGAGTAAGACTGTAACGGGCACTGTGGGGGTTATGGGGCAGTTATAGGGCACTAGGGGGATCTGTGGAACACTTAGGGGTCACTATGGTGCAGTGGTGCAGTTTGGGGGATTTTGGAGGGTCTGTGGGGCAGTTTGGGGTTGCTGTGGGGCACCTGGGAGGTCCAGGGAGCAGTTTTGGGAGCCTGGAGGTGGTTAGGGGGCACTTGGGGAAaactatggggctctatggggcacttatgggtggctgtggggcagTTGTGGGGGTTATGGGGCAGGTTTGCGTCTCTATGGGGCACTTTTGGGTCCTCAACTCTGACCCCGTGTCCTTCCCTCCCCCCGTGACCCCAGGGGCGGAGCCCGAGCGCCGTGTCCCCGGCAAATTGAGCGTGTTCCTGTCCCGGCGCCGCCCCCACTACTTCCGGCTGCTGCGGGGGGTGGGGCGGCTTGAGGGGGTGGGGCCCGAGCTGGGCGGGGCCGCGGAGATCCCGCCCCTCCCAGAGTAACCCCACCCCCAATAAACACGTGTTCTGGACAAGGTGGCGCCACGGTGCTGCATTTCCGCCACGTTTCCACCCCGAGACGGGAGGTGAAtgttctgtccaatgggctgcGGCCCCACAGGACCCGTGCTgcgagggggcggggccagcaGGGGCAGAAACTCAACGGGGGGTGGAGCCCCCGGAGGGCAGGGCCTGAAGATGGGAGGGGCTTAAGAGGGTGTGCCATGGAGTGGGCAGGGTCACGGGGGTGGAGCCTCATGTGGAAGCTCAATGGAGTGGGTGTGGCCTCAGGGCTGCGTGACCTGGGACGGCGTGGCTGTGACCACACCCCTTCCCCCCCACCATGTGGTGGTGGTCATGGGTGAGATTCTGGCGAGACCCGGAGATGGACAGCAGGGtgtgatgtgtgtgtgtaacagtgtgtgtgttcgtGTGTAACagtggatgtgtgtgtgtaacaatgtGTGTGTTGGTGTGTAGCAGCGTGTGTTGTGTTTgtaactgtgtgtgtgtccgtgtgtaACAGTGTATGTGTCCATGTGTAACAGTGTGTCCGTGTgtaacagtgtgtgtgtctgtgtgtaacaGTGGATCGTGTGACAGTGTGTGTAACAGTGGAACCAGCATCACCCAACCTCCCCCTGTTCCCCAGTATAACCcgccagtccctcccagttccccccagcaCCAACCAGTCCATACTGGGAATGGTGCACACGCCGCCACCAACGACACCAGCGCGATGGCCACGCCCCTGCGCAGTc is a window of Columba livia isolate bColLiv1 breed racing homer chromosome 12, bColLiv1.pat.W.v2, whole genome shotgun sequence DNA encoding:
- the LOC102086719 gene encoding zonadhesin codes for the protein MAEPRRSWRWRYEVKKGSKRAENGGFGGRSGWSFSGLPLRPRPLARGAASLCERIRGDSSHNSLRRPRPLPPPPPGSPVAMETGGAGPSDPIEVEVKFAVGPEMEAALAALLTGGLPHTLPHMLPPSPPFRDCYFDGPGAPLGLRDVWLRYRQGQGWQLKLPHSDPHRTGSDPQVSNSNPQVAEIDPQVAGSTPQVSNSNLQVTGSDLQVTEGDLEVTHSDPQVTGSNPQVAESDPHVTDSDLPVAESDAQVSQSDLQPHSDPQRTHSDLQVADSDIQVTYGNPQVAESDLQVTEIDPQVTQSDLQVINEDAQVTCSDPQLPHSNREPPQNPPKPHSDPQLPHKPPELPHSDHQAPQSPPNPPHTNPQLPHTDPQVPHNPLELPRIPSKPPYTDIQMPHSNTKPSHNNSRLPHSDPQVAHIDPKSPYSDPQVPHTTPRPPHTDPQVPYTDPKLPHDLPRSPHSAPQVSHNPPKPPHTEPQPPLISPQPPHVSPQVPHSAALMPPSTAYRELWGDQQVLPVLCSILGVPSCPWGSVSAALRPLGLRPTASFVTWRRGAGLGAGLRVELDQTDFGYGLGELEQLVGTPEDVPAARDTVEGLCRALGPCPLGATDCGSLPTSHRPDTILCCFFLPLLTFCIFLSLILQPPSPATPSPVPGWRTGERLEPQQRKGGKDRQTQTDGPELHNLPGRALSRALVDTSVHGHRSQQFQFLWFSICFWEAIDPKCCVGIITVRCNASAPTTVLKRLCDAAVVIKGDANQASVERVFWRCHSQAYGVLASHVG